The genomic region ATTCTTATGAAGAATTGATATGACGGAAAATTAAAATATGTCCAGTGATAAAATTGCCCTGATCGATGAGCTCAAAAGATATGTAACCGGTTTAGAAGAGATAAACAAGGATTTGAAGTCTCTGGTGACCTCTATGATCCCCGGAGCTCTTCTGGTTGACAACCGGGAAACCATTAAAATCATGAACCCTTCGGCCAAAAAGATATTGGGATTACCGGTAGATACTGAATTTGTGGAGGGTTCTTTTTTAAAGAATACTCTAGGATTTAGTCCCATAGGATTACTTATAGAAAGTAAAAAGGAGATTGTCAAAAAGGAGATACAGATCTCTGAAAGAATCTATCAGACTGTTATATCTGCTGTTCGGGATGAATCTCAAGCTCTGTTGGGAGCTGCAGTTGTTATTTTAGATATAACCGAAGAGAAAAAGCTTCAGGAACGAGAAGCGGATTTCCTGGCTATGATTGTTCACGATCTTAAATCTCCGATGACGGTTATTAAAGGAGGTACCGAGGCCATTTTGGGTGAGGTAACAGGAAGTATTACCGAGGAACAAAAGGCAGTACTTTTCGATATCCAAGGTGCAAGCGAATGGGCCATTGAGTTGATCAACAATTTCCTTGAACTATCTCAATTGGAATTTCGACAGATGAAGTTAGAATTACGAGGGGTCAATATCTGTGAGCTTATTTTGAAAGCCCTCATGGAAATTCATCTTCTTGCCCAGAGAAAGAATCTTGTACTAACCCACCATCTAGAAGAAAATCTGCCTCCCGTTCTTGGAGAAGCGGAAAAGTTAGAACGGGTTCTTGTTAATCTTCTCAACAATGCGGTTAAGTTTACACCGGAACAGGGTCAGATTGAAGTAAGGGCCCGGTTAATTGAATGGCCCGCAGAACAGGAGGAACTTAAAAAAAGGAGAATGATCCAGGTAGACATCCGTGATACAGGTCCGGGGGTTGCTGTAGAAGACCGGGAGCTCATCTTTGAGAAATATCAACAGGCTAAAATAGGAAGATCCCCGGAGTATAAGGGAACTGGATTGGGTTTGGCCATTTGTAAAATGATCATAGAGGCCCATAACGGCAAAATTTGGGTCCATGGCGAGCCGGGAAGAGGAAGCACTTTTAGTTTTACAGTACCCGTGGCAGAACAGAACCCCTCTGATCCATAAAAATTTAATTCTTATCTCCTCACTTTACATTTGTTCACCTTACCGTTTATATTAATTATAAAGACCCATTCACCGTGAGAATTTTCCTGAAGGGAAAGGCCGATTCTAGGGGATTGATCTCTAACCGTCCTCTTCCTACACGGGAATGGTATAACAACAATAAACGATGAATTTCCTTAGCTCATTGTTCCTGGTTGAGGGTCCTATGCAAGTTTATCTGGATCATAATGCAACCACTCCCGTAGATCCTCAGGTTTTGGAGGCCATGCTTCCGTATTATCGAGGTAAGTATGGCAATGCTTCCACCCTTTATGCCTTGGGAAGAGAGGCCAGAGTTGCCGTAGATGATGCCCGGGAGCGGGTCGCGGAGTTAATCCATGCCCAGCCTGCTGAGATTTATTTTACCAGTGGTGGAACCGAATCGGATAATACCGCTTTAAAAGGTGTTGCTTTTGCCAATCGGGAACGAGGAAATCATATTATTACTTCCCAGATTGAGCATTCTGCAGTTTTGGATACCTGCCGTTATCTGGAGAAACAGGGGTTTGAGGTGACTTACCTACCCGTAGATCGATTTGGAAAAGTTCATCCCCAACAGGTGTTAGAGGCCCTCACGGACCGGACTATTCTGATTTCCATCATGCATGCCAACAACGAGATCGGAACCATCCAACCCATCGAGGAAATTGGGACCATAGCTTGGGAACGAGGGATTTATTTTCACACCGACACGGTTCAAACGTTTGGAAAACTACCCATCGATGTAAAACGGATGAAAATCGATTTGCTATCGATTTCGGCTCATAAGATTTATGGACCTAAAGGGATTGGGGCTTTGTATATTCGGAAAGGGGTGAATATAGATCCACTTTTGCATGGAGGTGAACAGGAACGCAA from Candidatus Limnocylindrales bacterium harbors:
- a CDS encoding HAMP domain-containing sensor histidine kinase, which codes for MSSDKIALIDELKRYVTGLEEINKDLKSLVTSMIPGALLVDNRETIKIMNPSAKKILGLPVDTEFVEGSFLKNTLGFSPIGLLIESKKEIVKKEIQISERIYQTVISAVRDESQALLGAAVVILDITEEKKLQEREADFLAMIVHDLKSPMTVIKGGTEAILGEVTGSITEEQKAVLFDIQGASEWAIELINNFLELSQLEFRQMKLELRGVNICELILKALMEIHLLAQRKNLVLTHHLEENLPPVLGEAEKLERVLVNLLNNAVKFTPEQGQIEVRARLIEWPAEQEELKKRRMIQVDIRDTGPGVAVEDRELIFEKYQQAKIGRSPEYKGTGLGLAICKMIIEAHNGKIWVHGEPGRGSTFSFTVPVAEQNPSDP
- the nifS gene encoding cysteine desulfurase NifS → MQVYLDHNATTPVDPQVLEAMLPYYRGKYGNASTLYALGREARVAVDDARERVAELIHAQPAEIYFTSGGTESDNTALKGVAFANRERGNHIITSQIEHSAVLDTCRYLEKQGFEVTYLPVDRFGKVHPQQVLEALTDRTILISIMHANNEIGTIQPIEEIGTIAWERGIYFHTDTVQTFGKLPIDVKRMKIDLLSISAHKIYGPKGIGALYIRKGVNIDPLLHGGEQERKRRAGTENVPAIVGFGKAVELAKKHMEAEAQHLTKLRNQLFEGLQSRIDGITLNGHPVDRLPGTLNISVKYVKGEALLLQLDKQGIYVSTGSACASGSIEPSHVLLALGMSEQEARNSIRFSLGRENTEEDIAYVLNVFPEVVRKLRGISVLA